From the Elstera cyanobacteriorum genome, one window contains:
- a CDS encoding YgjV family protein, translated as MLAEALGTAAFSLGFVWPVVRNRRVLLLVQATASLLWAAHYASLGAGAYTGAVMCLLCVLQALTASQKQARWAQVIFWLTIPVMVAFVAATWAGPQSAGAAFGLLVSALGRWETHPIRMRLLFMLAIAGWSSHNLLVGSFFALAADTQTLLSNSIGIYRERRAGGSLREALRPLTTWMGLRPAAVRA; from the coding sequence ATGTTGGCCGAAGCGCTGGGTACTGCCGCGTTCAGTTTAGGGTTTGTTTGGCCAGTCGTTCGGAACCGCCGGGTGCTGCTGCTGGTGCAAGCAACGGCGAGTCTGCTGTGGGCGGCGCATTACGCGTCGCTGGGGGCGGGGGCCTATACCGGCGCGGTGATGTGCCTTCTTTGCGTGCTGCAAGCCCTGACCGCTAGCCAAAAGCAGGCCCGCTGGGCGCAGGTGATTTTCTGGCTGACGATCCCGGTGATGGTGGCCTTTGTCGCCGCCACCTGGGCGGGGCCGCAAAGCGCTGGGGCGGCGTTTGGCCTGCTGGTCTCGGCGCTCGGGCGTTGGGAAACCCATCCCATCCGCATGCGCCTGCTGTTTATGTTGGCGATTGCCGGGTGGAGCAGCCACAACTTACTCGTTGGGTCGTTCTTTGCCCTTGCGGCCGATACCCAGACGCTGTTGAGCAATAGCATCGGCATTTACCGCGAACGCCGCGCGGGCGGTTCGCTTCGCGAGGCGTTGCGCCCCTTGACCACCTGGATGGGGCTGCGTCCGGCGGCGGTGCGGGCCTAA
- a CDS encoding CmpA/NrtA family ABC transporter substrate-binding protein, whose product MTDFSRRSVLKASGALATMAAAKALFPAGAFAQGAGVETTKAILGYIALTDASPLIIAKEKGFFAKYGMPDVEVVKQASWGTTRDNLELGAGGGGIDGAHILTPMPYLLQLGKISKNNTPVPMTILARLNTNGQAISVANAYKDLKVGLNAAPLKEVFKGVAASGKEIKVAMTFRGGTHDLWLRYWLAAGGIDPDKDVQTIVVPPPQMVANMKVGSMEAFCVGEPWNGQLVNQNIGYTAISTGEFWKDHPEKSLGMRTDWVEKNPKAAVALTAAVIEAQQWCDKPENKEEMCTIVGKRAWFNVPVADILGRAKGEFDFGTGRKETNAPFLMKFFADHASYPFQSHELWFLTENIRWGVLAPETDLAGAIKAVNGEAIWRAAAKLAGAVAPEGTSRGVETFFDGIKFDPANPQAYLAAQKIKRV is encoded by the coding sequence ATGACCGATTTTTCCCGCCGCTCCGTTCTGAAAGCCTCTGGTGCGCTGGCCACGATGGCGGCTGCCAAGGCGTTGTTTCCCGCCGGGGCCTTCGCGCAGGGGGCTGGCGTCGAGACGACCAAAGCCATCCTCGGTTATATCGCGCTGACCGATGCCAGCCCGCTGATCATCGCCAAGGAAAAAGGCTTCTTCGCCAAATACGGCATGCCGGATGTCGAGGTGGTGAAACAGGCAAGCTGGGGGACGACGCGCGATAATCTGGAACTCGGCGCGGGCGGCGGCGGGATCGACGGCGCGCATATCCTGACGCCGATGCCCTACCTGCTGCAACTCGGCAAAATCAGCAAGAATAATACCCCTGTGCCGATGACCATCCTGGCCCGCCTCAATACGAACGGTCAGGCGATCTCGGTCGCCAATGCCTATAAGGATCTCAAGGTCGGGCTGAATGCGGCGCCGCTGAAGGAAGTCTTCAAGGGCGTGGCGGCCAGCGGTAAGGAAATCAAGGTCGCCATGACCTTCCGAGGCGGCACCCATGATCTGTGGCTGCGCTATTGGTTGGCCGCCGGCGGCATCGACCCCGATAAGGACGTGCAAACCATCGTCGTGCCGCCGCCGCAGATGGTGGCGAATATGAAGGTTGGCTCGATGGAAGCCTTCTGCGTCGGCGAACCGTGGAATGGCCAGTTGGTCAATCAGAACATCGGCTATACGGCGATCAGCACGGGCGAGTTCTGGAAAGACCACCCGGAAAAGAGCCTCGGCATGCGCACCGATTGGGTCGAGAAGAACCCGAAGGCGGCGGTCGCCCTAACGGCGGCGGTGATCGAGGCGCAGCAATGGTGCGATAAGCCCGAGAATAAGGAGGAAATGTGCACGATCGTCGGTAAGCGCGCGTGGTTCAACGTGCCGGTTGCCGACATTCTGGGGCGCGCAAAAGGCGAGTTCGACTTTGGGACGGGGCGCAAGGAAACCAATGCGCCGTTCCTGATGAAGTTCTTTGCCGATCACGCCTCCTACCCCTTCCAAAGCCACGAGCTGTGGTTCCTGACGGAAAATATCCGTTGGGGCGTGCTGGCGCCGGAAACCGATCTGGCGGGCGCCATTAAGGCGGTGAACGGCGAGGCGATTTGGCGGGCGGCGGCCAAGCTGGCGGGCGCGGTGGCGCCGGAGGGTACGAGCCGGGGCGTCGAAACCTTCTTCGATGGCATCAAATTTGATCCTGCCAATCCGCAGGCCTATCTGGCCGCCCAAAAAATCAAGCGCGTCTGA
- the ntrB gene encoding nitrate ABC transporter permease, translating to MTDTPLPSSPELSMPRLPALAAAAKTVAARVLPPLVMLVLLLGIWELWAGRPGAALPSPSLIVKQSLELIVDPFFDRGGLDKGLFWHLMASLTRVAQGFAIATVVGVLMGVLLGQSQLAMRGLDPLFQVLRTIPPLAWLPLSLAAFRDSNPSAIFVIFITSVWPILINTMVGVRAIPQDYRNVAAVLRLNALEFFFKIVLPSTVPYIFTGLRIGVGLSWLAIIAAEMLIGGVGIGFFIWDAWNSSNISDIIVALVYVGIVGFCLDRLIAGVGLLCARGAKV from the coding sequence ATGACCGACACCCCCCTTCCATCCTCGCCGGAGCTGTCGATGCCGCGCCTGCCCGCCCTTGCTGCCGCCGCAAAAACGGTGGCCGCCCGGGTGTTGCCGCCGCTGGTGATGCTCGTACTGTTGCTCGGCATTTGGGAACTCTGGGCGGGGCGGCCAGGGGCGGCCCTGCCGTCGCCCAGCCTGATCGTGAAGCAAAGCCTGGAATTGATCGTCGATCCGTTCTTCGACCGGGGTGGGCTGGATAAGGGGTTGTTCTGGCACCTGATGGCCAGCCTAACCCGCGTTGCCCAAGGGTTTGCGATTGCGACCGTGGTTGGCGTGCTGATGGGGGTTCTGCTGGGGCAAAGCCAGCTTGCCATGCGCGGGCTCGATCCCCTGTTCCAAGTCCTGCGGACCATCCCGCCGCTGGCGTGGTTGCCGCTATCGCTGGCCGCCTTCCGCGACAGCAACCCCTCGGCGATTTTTGTGATTTTCATCACCTCGGTCTGGCCGATCCTGATCAATACGATGGTCGGCGTGCGGGCCATTCCGCAGGATTACCGCAACGTCGCCGCCGTGCTGCGCCTGAACGCGCTGGAATTCTTCTTCAAGATCGTTCTGCCCTCCACCGTTCCCTACATCTTCACCGGTCTGCGCATCGGCGTCGGCCTGTCGTGGCTGGCGATTATCGCGGCGGAAATGCTGATCGGCGGGGTGGGGATCGGCTTCTTTATCTGGGATGCGTGGAACAGTTCCAACATCTCCGACATCATCGTCGCCCTCGTCTATGTCGGCATCGTGGGCTTCTGCCTCGACCGGCTGATCGCCGGGGTCGGCCTGCTCTGCGCCCGTGGCGCCAAAGTATAA
- a CDS encoding ABC transporter ATP-binding protein, translating to MTKPYLQISDVGIQFGPNVVLQNVSLDIQRGEFLAIIGHSGCGKSTLLNIVAGLLKSTSGGVLLEDKEVDEPGPDRAVVFQNHSLLPWLTVEENVALAVDKVFGKTKSRSERRDWVRHNLALVNMSHALARRPNEISGGMKQRVGIARALAMQPKVLLMDEPFGALDALTRAQLQDTVMRLQTELNNTVLMITHDVDEAVLLSDRIVMMTNGPNATIGEVLPVPLARPRDRLALAADPTYVACRTAVLQFLYERHRHPAAA from the coding sequence ATGACGAAACCCTATCTGCAAATTTCCGACGTCGGCATTCAGTTCGGCCCCAATGTCGTGCTGCAAAACGTCTCGCTCGATATTCAGCGCGGCGAGTTTCTGGCGATCATCGGTCATTCCGGCTGCGGCAAGTCCACCTTGCTGAACATTGTCGCCGGGCTGCTGAAATCGACGTCCGGCGGCGTGCTGCTGGAAGATAAGGAAGTGGACGAACCCGGCCCCGACCGCGCCGTCGTCTTCCAAAACCATTCCTTGCTGCCCTGGCTGACGGTCGAAGAAAATGTTGCTCTGGCCGTCGATAAGGTCTTCGGCAAGACCAAGAGCCGCAGCGAGCGGCGCGACTGGGTGCGCCATAACCTCGCCCTCGTCAACATGAGCCATGCACTCGCGCGCCGCCCGAACGAAATTTCCGGCGGGATGAAGCAGCGCGTTGGCATCGCCCGGGCGCTGGCGATGCAGCCGAAAGTGCTACTGATGGACGAACCGTTCGGCGCGCTCGACGCCCTAACCCGCGCTCAGTTGCAGGATACGGTGATGCGGCTGCAGACCGAACTCAATAATACCGTGCTGATGATCACCCACGATGTGGACGAAGCGGTGCTGCTGTCCGACCGCATCGTGATGATGACCAACGGGCCGAACGCCACCATCGGCGAGGTTCTGCCCGTGCCGCTGGCCCGTCCGCGCGATCGGTTGGCGCTGGCCGCCGACCCGACCTATGTCGCTTGCCGGACGGCGGTTCTGCAATTCCTCTATGAACGTCACCGCCACCCGGCGGCGGCGTGA
- the nirB gene encoding nitrite reductase large subunit NirB — protein MRDQISPDRSRLLVIGNGMAGMRTVEEVLKRDPARYRITVIGAEPHVNYNRILLSPVLSGEKTFEEIVINSRDWYTANGIELIAGDAAIAIDTAEKTVRTASGRTVAYDKLLLATGSNPFILPVPGKDLPGVCAFRDLSDVETMLSAAQRYSHAVVIGGGLLGLEAANGLAAQGMKVSVIHLMDTLMERQLDTAAATLLAEDLTRRGITIITGAVTEALIGADRVQAVRLKDGRQLPADLVVMAAGIRPNAALAQASGLACNRGVVVDDGLRTSDPSIYAIGECAEHNGQCVGLVAPIWDMAKVCADHLTGKTGSAYRPIQPPTRLKVTGIDMLSVGQFNGGEGCEDIVLRDGARGVYKRLVVKDDKLVGAVLYGDAKDGGWYVDLLEKAAPLGDLRDTFVFGPGLTASGSADQGLADLPDETEICGCNGVCKGTILTAIADKGLTTLEEVKTHTKAAASCGSCSSKVEGLLALALGGDYQAKTVEGMCGCTDHPHETVRLAIKERNLKSIPEVMRALDWRTPGGCASCRPALNFYLLCAWPGEYQDDSRSRFINERAHANIQKDGTFSVIPRMWGGVTTAQELRAIADVVDKYDIPSVKVTGGQRLDLLGVKKEDLPAVWADLNAAGMVSGHGYGKALRTVKTCVGSEWCRFGTQDSTGMGIKLEKMTWGSWHPHKVKLAVSGCPRNCAEATIKDFGVIAVDSGWELLIGGNGGIELRGCDFLVKVSTEAEVLEYCAAFLQLYREEARYLERTAPWVERVGLPYVKSRILDDEAGRRALAARFAYAQKFAQIDPWAERVAGVEADEFKPMLVEV, from the coding sequence ATGCGAGATCAAATTTCCCCCGACCGCTCCCGCCTACTCGTTATCGGCAATGGTATGGCTGGGATGCGGACGGTCGAAGAAGTGCTGAAACGCGACCCGGCCCGCTACCGCATCACGGTGATCGGCGCCGAACCGCATGTGAATTATAACCGCATCCTGCTGTCGCCGGTGCTGTCCGGGGAAAAGACGTTCGAGGAGATCGTCATCAATTCCCGCGACTGGTACACGGCGAACGGTATCGAGCTGATCGCGGGTGATGCGGCGATTGCCATCGATACGGCGGAAAAGACCGTGCGCACCGCGTCGGGCCGCACCGTCGCTTACGATAAGTTGCTGCTCGCGACGGGATCGAACCCGTTCATCCTGCCGGTGCCGGGTAAGGATTTGCCGGGGGTCTGCGCTTTCCGCGACCTGTCGGATGTCGAGACGATGCTATCGGCGGCGCAGCGCTATTCCCACGCTGTTGTCATCGGCGGCGGGCTGCTCGGCCTCGAAGCGGCCAATGGGTTGGCGGCGCAGGGCATGAAGGTTAGCGTTATTCATCTGATGGATACGCTGATGGAACGCCAGCTTGATACGGCGGCGGCGACCTTACTGGCAGAAGACCTAACCCGGCGCGGCATCACCATCATCACCGGCGCCGTGACCGAAGCCTTGATCGGCGCCGACCGGGTGCAAGCGGTGCGCCTCAAAGACGGGCGACAGTTGCCCGCCGATCTGGTTGTGATGGCGGCGGGGATTCGCCCGAATGCGGCGCTGGCGCAAGCCTCTGGCCTCGCTTGCAATCGCGGGGTGGTGGTCGATGACGGCTTACGCACCTCCGACCCGTCGATCTATGCCATCGGCGAATGCGCCGAGCATAACGGCCAGTGCGTCGGCCTCGTCGCGCCGATCTGGGATATGGCGAAGGTCTGCGCCGATCATCTGACCGGCAAAACCGGCAGCGCCTACCGCCCGATCCAGCCGCCGACCCGCCTGAAAGTGACGGGCATCGATATGCTCTCGGTCGGCCAGTTCAATGGCGGCGAGGGCTGCGAGGATATTGTGCTGCGCGATGGCGCGCGGGGCGTCTACAAGCGCCTCGTCGTCAAAGACGATAAGCTGGTCGGCGCGGTGCTGTATGGCGACGCCAAGGATGGCGGCTGGTACGTCGATCTGCTGGAAAAAGCCGCCCCGCTGGGCGACCTGCGCGATACGTTTGTCTTCGGGCCAGGGCTGACGGCCAGCGGCAGCGCCGATCAGGGCCTTGCCGATCTTCCCGATGAGACGGAAATCTGCGGCTGCAATGGCGTGTGCAAGGGTACGATCCTCACTGCGATTGCGGATAAGGGGCTGACGACCCTCGAGGAAGTGAAGACCCACACCAAGGCCGCCGCCTCTTGCGGCTCCTGCTCCTCCAAGGTCGAAGGGCTGTTGGCGTTGGCTTTGGGCGGCGACTATCAGGCTAAGACCGTCGAAGGTATGTGCGGCTGTACCGATCATCCTCATGAAACCGTTCGCCTCGCCATTAAGGAGCGAAACCTGAAGTCGATCCCGGAAGTGATGCGGGCGCTCGATTGGCGCACACCGGGGGGCTGCGCCTCCTGCCGTCCGGCCTTGAACTTCTATCTGCTCTGCGCGTGGCCGGGCGAGTATCAGGACGATAGCCGGTCGCGTTTCATCAACGAACGCGCCCACGCCAATATTCAGAAAGACGGCACGTTCTCCGTCATTCCGCGCATGTGGGGCGGGGTTACCACCGCGCAGGAGCTGCGGGCGATTGCCGATGTGGTCGATAAGTATGATATCCCCAGCGTTAAGGTGACGGGCGGTCAGCGCCTTGATCTCTTGGGGGTTAAGAAGGAAGACCTGCCGGCGGTCTGGGCCGATCTTAACGCTGCCGGGATGGTCTCCGGGCACGGCTACGGTAAGGCGCTGCGCACGGTGAAAACCTGTGTTGGGTCGGAATGGTGCCGCTTCGGCACGCAAGATTCGACCGGTATGGGCATCAAGCTCGAGAAAATGACCTGGGGGTCGTGGCACCCGCACAAGGTGAAGCTTGCCGTTTCTGGCTGCCCGCGCAATTGCGCCGAAGCGACCATCAAGGATTTCGGCGTGATTGCTGTTGATTCGGGCTGGGAGCTGCTCATCGGTGGCAACGGCGGGATCGAGCTGCGCGGCTGCGACTTCCTGGTAAAGGTTTCGACCGAAGCCGAGGTGCTGGAATATTGCGCGGCCTTCTTGCAGCTCTACCGCGAAGAAGCGCGCTACCTTGAGCGCACGGCGCCGTGGGTGGAGCGCGTCGGCCTGCCCTATGTCAAATCCCGCATTCTCGACGACGAGGCAGGCCGCCGCGCGTTGGCAGCGCGGTTTGCCTATGCCCAAAAATTCGCGCAGATCGATCCTTGGGCCGAACGGGTGGCCGGGGTCGAGGCCGACGAGTTCAAACCGATGCTGGTGGAGGTCTGA
- the nirD gene encoding nitrite reductase small subunit NirD, with amino-acid sequence MAFWLDIGPAAAVPSQGARKLMIQGRQIAVFRTAEDGFFALEDRCPHKNGPLSDGIVHGDCVTCPLHGWVISLASGAAQGADHGQVLTLPVALDGERLKLDISVLSAAAAE; translated from the coding sequence ATGGCGTTTTGGCTCGATATTGGCCCCGCCGCCGCCGTCCCCAGCCAGGGCGCGCGCAAGCTGATGATCCAGGGACGGCAGATCGCCGTGTTCCGCACCGCCGAAGACGGTTTCTTTGCCCTCGAAGACCGCTGCCCCCATAAGAACGGCCCGCTGTCGGATGGGATCGTCCACGGCGACTGCGTGACCTGCCCGCTGCACGGCTGGGTGATCAGCCTCGCTTCGGGCGCCGCGCAAGGGGCGGATCACGGGCAGGTGCTGACCCTGCCCGTCGCGCTGGACGGCGAGCGCTTGAAGCTCGATATTTCCGTCCTTAGCGCCGCCGCAGCCGAGTAA
- a CDS encoding nitrate reductase — translation MGEPHTAVLQRTTCPYCGVGCGVEIVSNDGGATLAVRGDAAHPANKGRLCSKGSALADSLTLPHRLTQPLKGDQPLSWDAALEEITARLKAVLADHGPEAVAFYGSGQLLTEDYYVLNKLGKGFIGTANVDTNSRLCMASTVAGHKQSFGADTVPGLYEDWEQADLVILVGSNTAWCHPVLFQRLLAARQSRGTKIVVLDPRQTSTTAEADLHLPLRSGSDIALFGGLLRAIADAGALNDAYLTAHTNGADTALAVAPDLPAVAAATGLSPVQIAAFYRLFIETPKVVTVFSQGVNQSSHGSTTVSAILNVHLATGRIGTPGCGPFSVTGQPNAMGGREVGGLANQLAAHMDFASADDRDRVRRFWGAPRLAEAPGLKAVDLFQALVDGKIKFLWILATNPLASLPDANLAREALAQCPTVILSDAICDTETARYAHFLLPAATWGEKDGTVTNSERRISRQRAFRAPLGDAKPDWWALAQIGRRLGYADAFAYDRSADIFREHAALSGFENQGRRDFDLSGAIGLSDTDYDALAPFCWPWKAGEAPGASRFFAEGGFFTPDRRARLVPTPMTATASSTSLAFPLVLNTGRVRDQWHTMGRTGFDPRLMAHLPRPTVALNPRDAATLGIAEGDLVQVTSATGAMLRLAEVTDKQPSGEVFASMHWNGAWCGGGAVGRVIAPHVDPLSGQPELKYTPVAVSRLDPLWRGYALLRDAPEPMAQWDLPGFFWCKRPLNGGWAVELWALPTLDIIPDGAPILATLLGGPPEAFTPLTVADPARGRWRGAYVREGRLDAVLILGPGPEIDHLLPLFADPEIDAQTVLAGRGTVAAASPVVCSCFQVSAARIQAVIASGEATSVEAIGALLKAGTNCGSCIPELKGFLRHAETSLVA, via the coding sequence ATGGGAGAGCCGCATACCGCCGTTCTGCAACGGACCACCTGCCCCTACTGCGGCGTCGGCTGCGGGGTGGAGATCGTCTCGAACGATGGCGGCGCCACGCTGGCCGTGCGGGGCGATGCGGCGCATCCCGCCAACAAAGGGCGGCTCTGCTCTAAAGGCTCGGCCCTGGCCGACAGCCTGACCCTGCCGCATCGGCTGACCCAGCCCTTGAAGGGCGATCAGCCCCTCTCCTGGGATGCGGCGCTGGAGGAGATCACGGCGCGGCTGAAGGCGGTACTGGCCGATCATGGGCCGGAGGCGGTGGCCTTCTATGGTTCCGGCCAATTGCTGACGGAGGATTATTACGTCCTCAACAAGCTCGGCAAAGGGTTCATTGGGACGGCGAACGTCGATACCAACTCCCGTCTGTGCATGGCCTCGACCGTGGCGGGGCATAAGCAGAGTTTTGGCGCCGACACAGTCCCGGGGCTGTACGAGGATTGGGAACAGGCCGATCTCGTCATCCTCGTCGGCAGCAATACGGCTTGGTGCCATCCTGTGCTGTTCCAGCGGCTGCTGGCGGCGCGCCAAAGCCGGGGTACGAAGATTGTCGTGCTCGACCCGCGCCAAACGTCGACGACGGCGGAAGCCGATTTGCACCTGCCGCTGCGCTCCGGGTCCGACATTGCCCTTTTCGGTGGCTTGCTGCGGGCGATTGCTGATGCCGGGGCGTTGAACGACGCCTATCTGACGGCCCACACCAATGGCGCCGATACGGCGCTGGCGGTGGCCCCCGATCTGCCCGCCGTCGCGGCGGCAACCGGCCTGTCGCCGGTTCAGATTGCCGCCTTCTACCGGCTGTTCATCGAAACCCCCAAGGTGGTGACGGTGTTTAGCCAGGGGGTGAACCAGTCCAGTCACGGCAGCACGACCGTCTCGGCGATCCTCAACGTTCATCTGGCGACGGGGCGGATCGGCACGCCGGGGTGCGGACCTTTCTCCGTCACCGGGCAGCCCAACGCGATGGGCGGGCGCGAGGTTGGGGGGCTGGCCAATCAGCTTGCCGCCCATATGGATTTCGCCTCGGCCGACGACCGCGACCGGGTGCGCCGCTTCTGGGGTGCGCCCCGTTTGGCCGAGGCGCCGGGGTTGAAGGCGGTCGATCTGTTTCAGGCGCTGGTCGATGGCAAAATCAAATTCCTGTGGATCTTGGCGACCAACCCGCTGGCGAGCCTGCCCGACGCCAATCTGGCGCGCGAGGCGCTGGCCCAGTGCCCGACCGTCATTCTGTCCGACGCTATTTGCGATACCGAAACCGCGCGCTACGCCCATTTCCTGCTGCCCGCCGCCACGTGGGGCGAAAAGGACGGCACTGTTACCAATTCCGAACGCCGAATTTCCCGCCAGCGCGCCTTTCGCGCCCCGCTGGGCGACGCGAAGCCCGATTGGTGGGCACTGGCTCAGATCGGGCGGCGGCTTGGCTATGCCGATGCGTTTGCCTATGACCGCTCGGCGGATATTTTCCGCGAGCATGCCGCGCTATCCGGGTTCGAAAATCAGGGGCGCCGTGATTTCGACCTTTCGGGGGCCATCGGCCTGAGCGACACGGACTATGATGCACTGGCGCCCTTCTGCTGGCCGTGGAAGGCCGGAGAGGCGCCGGGCGCGTCGCGCTTCTTCGCCGAAGGCGGCTTTTTTACCCCCGACCGGCGGGCGCGTCTGGTGCCGACCCCGATGACGGCGACGGCGAGCAGCACCAGCCTCGCCTTTCCGCTCGTGTTGAACACGGGCCGGGTGCGCGACCAATGGCACACGATGGGCCGCACCGGCTTTGATCCGCGCCTGATGGCGCATCTGCCGCGCCCGACTGTCGCGCTAAACCCGCGCGATGCGGCGACCTTGGGCATTGCCGAGGGCGATCTCGTGCAGGTCACCAGTGCGACCGGGGCGATGTTGCGCCTCGCCGAGGTGACGGATAAGCAGCCGTCGGGCGAGGTTTTCGCCTCGATGCATTGGAACGGCGCCTGGTGTGGCGGCGGCGCGGTGGGCCGGGTGATCGCCCCGCACGTCGATCCGCTGTCGGGCCAGCCGGAGTTGAAATATACCCCCGTCGCCGTCAGCCGTCTCGACCCGCTGTGGCGCGGCTATGCCCTGTTGCGCGACGCGCCGGAACCGATGGCGCAGTGGGATTTACCGGGCTTTTTCTGGTGCAAACGCCCGCTCAACGGCGGTTGGGCGGTGGAGCTTTGGGCGCTGCCGACGCTGGACATAATCCCCGACGGGGCGCCGATCCTGGCGACGCTGCTGGGCGGCCCGCCGGAGGCTTTTACCCCGCTAACCGTCGCCGACCCGGCGCGCGGGCGCTGGCGCGGCGCCTATGTACGCGAGGGGCGGCTTGACGCTGTGCTGATCCTCGGCCCCGGCCCCGAGATCGATCACTTGCTGCCGCTGTTCGCCGATCCCGAAATCGACGCCCAAACTGTCCTGGCCGGGCGCGGTACGGTTGCGGCGGCCAGCCCCGTCGTCTGTTCCTGCTTCCAGGTTTCTGCCGCGCGCATTCAAGCGGTGATTGCCTCCGGCGAAGCGACCAGCGTCGAGGCTATCGGTGCGCTGCTGAAGGCGGGGACCAACTGCGGCTCCTGCATTCCCGAGTTGAAAGGATTTCTGCGCCATGCCGAAACCTCTCTCGTCGCCTGA
- the cysG gene encoding siroheme synthase CysG → MPKPLSSPEKVSGLSHFPAFFALAGVPVLVIGAGDLAEAKARLVERAGARVARWPDWAPGADLTGFRLIIAAPEAGSVDLRALRVAATAARVPLNVADRPEFCDFILPAIIERGPVTIAVSTGGASPILARLLRAVLEKAIPPGYGTLARLAGAFRARVAAALPDSTERKAFWEKHLSGAVADLALAGNAAAAEAALADALASPSAPDRLPVALVGAGPGDPDLLTLRAARLIAAADIILYDALVGDGVLRLAKREAKLIPVGKRCGDRTSMTQAAINDALLAAARSGGRVVRLKGGDPGVFGRALEEITHLETHGFPVELVPGVTAALGAAAALRCSLTQRGVARSLTLATAQTLDGSADHWAALAKAGGTLALYMGKAAAGKLARDLIAEGLDPATPAVAVENATLPQQREVATTLSELPLALAEGAFDGPTLLLIGAALAQIGAQAVPQSEVIPAE, encoded by the coding sequence ATGCCGAAACCTCTCTCGTCGCCTGAAAAGGTGTCGGGTCTTAGCCATTTTCCGGCCTTCTTCGCGCTGGCAGGGGTGCCAGTGCTGGTGATCGGCGCGGGCGATCTGGCCGAGGCCAAAGCTCGGCTGGTCGAGCGCGCCGGGGCGCGGGTTGCGCGCTGGCCCGACTGGGCGCCGGGGGCGGACCTGACGGGCTTCCGCCTGATCATTGCCGCGCCGGAGGCCGGGTCTGTCGATCTGCGCGCCCTGCGCGTGGCGGCAACGGCGGCGCGGGTGCCGTTGAACGTTGCCGACCGACCGGAGTTTTGCGATTTCATCCTGCCCGCAATCATTGAGCGGGGACCAGTGACGATTGCGGTTTCCACCGGCGGCGCGTCGCCCATTCTGGCCCGCTTGCTGCGGGCGGTGCTGGAAAAAGCCATTCCCCCTGGCTATGGCACGCTCGCGCGCTTGGCCGGGGCGTTCCGGGCGCGGGTTGCAGCAGCGCTGCCTGATAGCACCGAGCGCAAGGCCTTCTGGGAAAAGCATTTGTCCGGCGCAGTGGCCGATCTGGCCTTGGCGGGAAACGCAGCGGCGGCAGAGGCAGCCCTCGCCGATGCGCTGGCGTCGCCCTCCGCCCCCGACCGCCTGCCCGTGGCCCTGGTCGGCGCCGGGCCGGGGGATCCTGACCTGCTGACCCTAAGGGCGGCACGCTTGATCGCTGCCGCCGACATTATCCTCTACGATGCTTTGGTGGGCGATGGGGTGCTGCGGCTGGCGAAGCGCGAAGCCAAACTGATCCCCGTCGGCAAGCGTTGTGGCGACCGCACCTCAATGACCCAGGCCGCGATCAACGATGCGTTGCTGGCGGCGGCGCGCAGTGGCGGGCGGGTCGTGCGCCTTAAGGGCGGCGACCCTGGCGTTTTTGGGCGGGCTTTGGAAGAAATCACCCATCTCGAAACCCACGGGTTTCCGGTCGAGCTTGTCCCCGGCGTCACGGCGGCGCTGGGGGCGGCGGCGGCGCTTCGCTGTTCCCTCACGCAGCGGGGCGTCGCCCGTTCTCTCACCCTCGCTACGGCCCAGACCCTCGACGGTAGCGCCGACCATTGGGCGGCGCTCGCCAAAGCGGGCGGCACCCTGGCGCTTTATATGGGGAAGGCAGCGGCGGGCAAGCTGGCGCGCGATCTGATTGCCGAAGGTCTCGACCCGGCAACCCCGGCGGTGGCCGTCGAAAACGCCACTCTGCCGCAGCAGCGGGAAGTTGCGACCACCCTGTCGGAACTGCCCTTGGCGTTGGCTGAAGGCGCGTTCGACGGGCCGACGCTCTTGCTGATCGGGGCGGCCTTGGCGCAGATTGGGGCGCAAGCGGTCCCCCAGTCTGAGGTTATCCCGGCGGAATGA